One part of the Lotus japonicus ecotype B-129 chromosome 2, LjGifu_v1.2 genome encodes these proteins:
- the LOC130735624 gene encoding protein MAINTENANCE OF MERISTEMS-like, producing the protein MPFGEMTITLDDVSALLHLPMGSRFYTPGRGERDECAALCAQLMGGSVGIYEAEFDTNRSQTIRFGVLQTRYEAALAEHRYEDAARIWLVNQLGATLFASKSGGYHTTVYWIGMLEDLGRVCEYAWGAIALATLYDQLSRASRRGTAQMGGFTSLLLGWVYEYLSDRVIIRRADPEYSQDQPRARRWAMSRVGHAGLDERRVMLDELTVDDVIWTPFEDHRAHRPRDPRAMYSGYIRSPFGRVVRRHLPERVLRQFGFIQDVPRHPSEIQTSGSLAETADAAFAEFAPHLRPQGIPATYPGEAVEDYMRWYSAVSHRFIIPDDRREEFSAVTVMRRAVDLLEQSLEVPDAPAEGTHSRSLTERALDLIRSNAFIGTQGVAFAAVRGARAAGGRGRGDRARGGRGRGGRARGEGAPAEGARGGRGRGGRARGPRGRRGAGRGRGE; encoded by the exons atgccgttcggggagatgactatcaccttggacgacgtgtcggctcttctccatctccccatggggtcgaggttctatacgcctgggaggggggagagggacgagtgtgcagcgctctgtgctcagttgatgggaggatctgttggtatttatgaggctgagtttgatacgaataggtcccagactattcgctttggggtcttgcagacccggtatgaggctgcgttggcgg agcaccgatatgaggacgctgcacggatttggctggtgaaccagctaggcgccacgctctttgctagcaagagcggaggctaccatacgaccgtctactggatagggatgttggaggatcttggtcgagtgtgcgagtacgcgtggggcgcgattgcgctcgctacgctatacgaccagcttagtcgagcgtccaggagggggacggcccagatgggaggttttacctcgctcctgctaggatgggtctacgagtacctttctgaccgcgtcattatccgtagggcggatccggagtactcgcaggaccagcctagggcgcggcggtgggctatgtcccgggtcgggcatgcaggccttgatgagaggcgagtcatgctcgatgagctgacggtggatgacgttatatggaccccatttgaggaccatcgggctcatcgaccacgggatccgagggccatgtattctggctacatccggtcgccatttggccgtgttgttcgacggcatctaccagagagggttctgcgccagtttggcttcatacaggatgtccctcgacacccctctgagatccagacgtctgggtcccttgctgagactgCAGATGCTGCCTTTGCTGAGTTTGcgccgcacctccgccctcaggggatccccgctacatatccgggagaggctgtggaggattacatgaggtggtacagcgctgtgtcccatcggttcatcatccctgatgataggagggaggagttcagtgcagtg actgttatgcgtcgggccgtggacttgttggagcagtcactcgaggtgccagatgctcctgcagagggcacgcattcccgatccctcactgagagggcgctggatcttattagatccaatgccttcattggtacccagggggtagcctttgctgctgtccgaggagctagagctgcaggaggcagaggtcgtggagacagagcgcgtggaggcagaggccgtggaggcagagcccgtggagagggtgctcctgcagagggtgcgcgtggaggcagaggccgtggaggcagagcccgtggacctagaggtcgtagaggggccggtaggggtcggggcgagtga
- the LOC130739210 gene encoding MYB-like transcription factor EOBII, translated as MDKKPCNSSHDPEVRKGPWTIEEDLILINYIANHGEGVWNTLAKSAGLKRTGKSCRLRWLNYLRPDVRRGNITPEEQLLIMELHAKWGNRWSKIAKHLPGRTDNEIKNFWRTRIQKHIKQAESLQQQQSSSEINDHHQTSTSQMSTMAEPMDTYSPHSSSYHHHQGTLNLEPSSFPLSHQFPTTITTHDHPSSCCTNDNNSNNNSNINFWSMEDIWSMQLLNGD; from the exons ATGGACAAAAAACCGTGCAACTCATCTCATGATCCTGAAGTGAGAAAGGGGCCTTGGACCATTGAAGAAGACTTGATCCTGATCAACTATATTGCAAATCATGGTGAAGGTGTTTGGAACACCTTAGCTAAATCTGCTG GTCTTAAACGTACGGGAAAGAGTTGTAGACTCAGGTGGCTGAATTACCTTCGCCCTGATGTTAGAAGAGGGAATATTACACCTGAGGAACAGCTTCTAATCATGGAACTTCATGCAAAATGGGGAAACAG GTGGTCCAAAATTGCCAAACATCTTCCAGGGAGAACTGACAATGAGATAAAGAACTTCTGGAGGACAAGGATACAGAAGCACATTAAGCAAGCTGAGAGCTTGCAACAACAACAGAGTTCTTCAGAGATAAATGATCATCACCAAACAAGCACTAGCCAGATGTCTACCATGGCAGAGCCCATGGATACCTACTCTCCACACTCCTCAtcataccaccaccaccaaggaaCTTTAAATTTGGAGCCATCATCATTTCCATTATCTCATCAATTCCCAACAACAATCACTACTCATGATCATCCATCAAGTTGTTGTACCAATGACAACAatagcaacaacaacagcaacattAACTTCTGGAGCATGGAGGATATCTGGTCCATGCAACTACTGAATGGTGATTAA